In Spirosoma sp. KUDC1026, the sequence GTTCACACCAAACGTGAATGTACCGGACACGTATTTTGTCTTCGACAAAGCAAAACATCCAGGGGTGGAAGTGGTCGACCTGCGGTAAGACGGATCAATAAACAACACGATACTAAGTGAAAAGGGACGTAGCGCTGGCCACGTCCCTTTTTTTATACTTTCGGTCCGAAGGCCAGGTCGCCCGCGTCGCCCAGGCCGGGAACGATATACGCATGATCGTTCAGGTGCTGGTCGATTGCGCCGAGCCATAAATGACACTGGGGAAGCTGACGCTGTACGTAACGCACGCCATCGGCGCTGGCAATCACGGCGGCAATGTGCGTCTGGGCCGGAATGCCGTAGCGTAACATGGCGTGATAGACTTTCTCGAGCGAGCGCCCGGTAGCCAGCATCGGGTCGCACAGAATCAGTGTTTTACCGCTCAGGTCCGACGACACGATGTAATCCATTTCGATCTCAAACTGCTCCTCCCCGTCCCCATCCGGGGCGTAACCCCGGTAAGCCCCCGCAAAGGCATTTTCGGCGCGGTCGAAATAATTCAGAAATCCCTGATGAAAGGGCAGCCCCGCCCGCATGATTGTTGCTAATACAGGTTGTTGGCGCAGCAGCTGTGCTTCGGCTTTGCCCAGCGACGTTTGTACCAATGCGTTGTTGTACGACAACGTTTTGGAGATTTCGTAGGCCATCAGTTCGCCAATCCGTTCCAGATTCCGGCGAAAGCGCAGCGGGTCTTTCTGGACCGTTACGTCCCGTAATTCGGCAATGAACTGATTAGCAACTGAAGAATGCTGAGCAAATACAAACATGGATGTAAGGCTTCTTTCGCCGTAAATTAGCCCCGCCGTTACCGTATATCCAAACCAATTGCCTAATTTAACCGGCCTACTCGACGCCACCGTGGCGCGGCCCGGTCGCAAAACAGAATTGTAG encodes:
- the upp gene encoding uracil phosphoribosyltransferase; its protein translation is MFVFAQHSSVANQFIAELRDVTVQKDPLRFRRNLERIGELMAYEISKTLSYNNALVQTSLGKAEAQLLRQQPVLATIMRAGLPFHQGFLNYFDRAENAFAGAYRGYAPDGDGEEQFEIEMDYIVSSDLSGKTLILCDPMLATGRSLEKVYHAMLRYGIPAQTHIAAVIASADGVRYVQRQLPQCHLWLGAIDQHLNDHAYIVPGLGDAGDLAFGPKV